ACGACGCTTCACCTCCGATGGTGGAACGACCGCAACCGATCGCTGACGCCGGCGGTCGACGGCGAGCTCGAGCTCCGGCGTCTGGGCACACAGTTAACCGAGCTCGCGATCACGGCGCAGTATCGATGGCGCGCATCTTTGCTCGAACTGGCCGACTCGATGTTCCTGCGCCGGGTGGCCGAGTCCGTCGTCCGGGCCTTCCTGGATTCGCTGGTCGAGTACCTCGAGCCGGCCACGAACGCCCTGGCCGTGACGGGACCCTGAGCCCTCTCCGCGCCAGCGGCGCTGCCCTAGGCTGACAGCGGACAGTGTAGCCAATCGCCGGCTCTTACTTGGTCTGCGCGAATACCGGTCGGCCTGACGGGCGCAGCGCCTCGAGCTGGAGGAGATCACGCATCGAGACGATACCGATCAAGTCCTCCCCTTCCAGGATCGGCAGGTGGCGAACGCCCAACTCCAGCATGCGCGCCACGACATCGTCTGAGTCCTCACCAGGATCGACCACGAATGGGCCAAGGCTCATGAAGGCCGCGACCGTGTGGGTCCGCGGATCCACGCCCTCGGCAGCCGCCCGCGCCAGGTCGCGCTCGGTCACGATGCCGACCAGCCGACCGGCTTCCACGACCGGCAGGGCGCTGATATCCGCGTATCGCATCCGGCTCGCCGCCTGGCTCAAGGTCTCGGCGAGGTCGGCCGTAAGGACCTCTTGTCGTGTGAGCTCACCGATTCTCATGCTGCTCAACTCCTTTCCGCTCAAATGGCGCATACCATGATGATCGACTCTCACCCAGTGCGTCACCCTGAGTCCAAGGGCCTGCAAGACCTGGGACTTCTGGCCCCTAGGGCCGGCAGTCCCAGAAGTCGGGGGCCATGTGGCCCTACGCAGCAACTTAGAACCGCACTAGGCTGAGCATCGACTCCGGAAACCTCTGCGAAGGAGTCAAACGGCTGAAAAGACTGAAAACCTGAGAAGGCCGCAAGGTAGTCGAAGGGAAACCGCTCTGAAG
This genomic stretch from Candidatus Dormiibacterota bacterium harbors:
- a CDS encoding CBS domain-containing protein, which translates into the protein MRIGELTRQEVLTADLAETLSQAASRMRYADISALPVVEAGRLVGIVTERDLARAAAEGVDPRTHTVAAFMSLGPFVVDPGEDSDDVVARMLELGVRHLPILEGEDLIGIVSMRDLLQLEALRPSGRPVFAQTK